Genomic segment of Schistocerca nitens isolate TAMUIC-IGC-003100 chromosome 9, iqSchNite1.1, whole genome shotgun sequence:
ATAACAACCATTTACTTGCCTGAGATAGATATCTTTAGGGACagaaaaaaatgattttatttttgcaaatttggtgttttgctaaattttgtgatttttttttttttttttgccgaattCAGTGGCTTCTTTTGCCAGATTCGGTGTTGCTTTATTTTGAGTTGTTTTGCCAAATTCGATGTGTTTTGTAAAATTTGGTGTGTTCTGCCAAATTCGGTGTTGGTTCTGCCAAATCTGATGATTTTTTTGTCAAACTCAAAATTGTTTGTCAACTTTCATGTTCTTTACCATATTCTgtgtatttattttgctaaaatctgTGATGCTCTTTGCCAAATTCAGTGGTACTCTATACCAAATTTTGCACTATTTTCATCATCAAACAAAACTTAATTACACAGGACATATGCTGTTATTTTAAGAATATACATGACCTTTTACTTTGAGGAGACTAGATGACAAAATGCAATTTATCATTTGTGTCCTCagaattataacttttttataCAGCAAAATCTCAGATTCTGTGATATCACATAAAAATTGCAAATTTCCtattattttgcaacaaaacaataatttgtgtttttttccaatttatcattttcattaaattttcctttccCTAGATACCATTCATTATATTCAACTGATTTTCATTCATTCCAGAAATGCTAATGATTTGACTGCATGACCCTTCTGTATTTCATTCGAACTATTACAATTGAGCATCAATTATCTGAATGTTAGTCAACCACACTACAGCTTCACTGAACCATTATTCGCTTGGGCATGCTGCCTTTCTCACTATGGCCTTGCCTCCCCTTCGCTCCCCAGCCCCCTCCTTCCCCGCACTATTGCCGAGTGACCGATGATAGAAACTGTTTGCAGCCTGCTACAATCACTTGAACCAACTATACAAGGAGGAAAACTGTGTGCCGATTCTTCAGCAGCCGATTCTTTCAAAATCAAACTAAGGGGCATGTTAAGGGAAAAAGATTATGCTCTTGAAAACATTTACAATACTGACAAAACTGGGCCCAATTGGAAAGCTTACCAAGAAAAATTTTTGCATTGTATTGTGAATTAGCAGCACTTAGTCTTAAAATAAGCAAGGATCATATTAATGCTTTCACTTGTGCTAATGCTACTGGTAGCCACCCATTGCATAGACTTCTCATTGGTAAAAGTAAGAAACTGCATTGTTTCAAAGGCTTTCATATGTCTGTGATGCCTGTTGTTAACACATCACAATAGAACACCTGAATGTATAATACGATTTTCATGCAATGGATTGAGGAAGTTTTTGTGCCCTTTGTAAAAGCTTATGGGTTAAAGAATGACAAAAGGGAGAAAACATTACTGCTCCTGACAATGTACCAACGTGTCCATCATCTGATACCTTAAATGAAAAGAGCAACTTCATAAAAGTGATGTTTTATCAGCTATTATGAAGTCTTTACTACAGCCTGTGGCTCAAAGCATTATTTTAGAGTTTGAAATGGTATTACAGGAAAGAACTGATACataagttattgttagaaagagaagagggggggtgaggagagagagggggggaggagaagtaAGTCTGTTTCAAAATCATAAAAATCTGATTTGAAAGCTGTATCCTACATGAGTGGAGAAGCCTGGGGTAAAATTTTGGGTACAGTGAAAAGTCTGTCTAATTGAAAATGACAACAGAATAATATGTCCAAAATTCTCAAAATCCTGCAGGATAGCAACATTGTGAACCTTGTCACTGATAAGGCTGACTGTGCTAGTATATCGCATCAACTAGTGATccagaaaatgaagatgaaaatataCTGGCTGCTTCTGAACAATTTACATTTTTAGATACTGCTCTGTGATGGATGGAAACACAAGATGCAAGCAATATTAGATACCTGTAGTGGAAAAAGTGTGTGACTTAGCTACTCGTAAGTTGGTAGGCCTGCTTAAGACACCAAAATTAAAGGTGTTTTTTTAATTCTGTAAGTATGTACTCTACATACAAAATGCatatgaaatacatatttttttgcttACTAGGTTGTACTACATACATTCGTACCATGTTTGCCTCTCTAATAAGAAAAGAGAGTCATGTTACTATAAATATATGTAGTCTTTACCGGCAAATAAAACTATACAGTTAAGTTATCAAAATAAACCAGTTTTTCTAAAAACCATGCTCCCAACTTGTTCAGATAATAGACACTTTACTGTATTAGTGTATTTTCATTTACAAGGCATCTACATTGAAGTACTCAATTTCTGGATGTTATATCAGATTACTAAATAAAAATATGACCTACTTATTGTCAAGTTTGAAAAGCACAACATTTGAGTTTTcataagaagaagataaagagGAAAGAAAATTGAACAGAAAATGAAGGAATTTGTATCTGAGTTCTTCTGGAGGCATTTAAAATGTTCACTTTGTACATCAGGGCTGTTGCAACACATCAACGATTCAAACAAATATATTCTGGAGACTTTATGTAGCTGGACATGTTCTCCTCTTGACTCAAAATAGAAATCTAACAATGTAGTAGCTGGAGAGATTAGAGATCAATAGTTTAGTTCAtgcttttgtaataaaaaaaaagtaccCACTAGAGTTTATCTCCCATGTAGTAAACAAGGGGTGTAAATCAGTCCTGTTGAAAAAGCATCTGTGGCTGTAGGCCATGCAGCTGTGAAAAGGTGTAGAACAACAGTATGTCCATAAATGAACAATATATATCAGTTTTCTTATGTAAAGGTGAACGGTAAGGAAATTAATTGGATTTATGAGGTCATTATATTTTCAACTTAGGCCTGCCACATAGCCCTTGTTGCTGTTCTTATTCTCGGGTCTCTCTATGCATTGTTCTCTGAAAGAAGTTGACAGCCAGTTAGCACCTTCACCGTAAATGCAAAATCCAAACAATTACATAACAACTTCCTTTTTCTTGGACATGTATCTTTGCATAAAATGCTGGTATTATATTTACAGTGTCTGGCAATTCTTGTAGATATTTGAAACTCTGTGGAATGTGGGAGAAGGGAGCTATTTACATGGGTAGTATCCAGAAAGATATCATCTATCAGTCAGGCTGTGAAAGCTTCAGAAATCAAGTAGAGAATTTTTTTCTCATCCAAACTCCGAAATTGATATATTTCATTGTAGATAGCCTgtgcaaaatatattacataaattttcatttattaaaggGAAATAGGTTTCCTATGTCAGATTTCTGCTTTGTGTGGAAGGAGGGAGGCATAGTAGCAGCAGGTACGCATAGCGAGCTACCTAAAAGTGAAAAAAGACAGACGTAAACAAAGGGTAAACTGTTATTGTTTCAAAGCTGTCAATACTTTTACCCCACTGTAAGGCAAAATGGGTAATGCCACCATACAAAAATGTTTTCGGTTGGCATAAGAACTATAATTGTACCCAAGtatgcacctcttcatctgaagcaaattgacagccactgatgtctttcttcagggctctgaaaatatggaaatcatCTAAGGAGAGATAGGGACTGCATCTAGGAAGTGTTAAGTGTTTTGCAGCAGACAGGTAGGCATTACCCTGGAAGAGAATGTTGCCATCTGTCAATATCCTATGTGTTTGGACATGATCATATGCTTGAATTGTTGCATTGTGTCCACTTATTGCTGTGTGTTAATTTTAGTATCATGTTCCAGAAAAGCAGCAGCGGGCCCATGCAGCCAAACAAAAATGTCATCATGACTTGCTTAGAGCTTGCAAGCACAGCTTTAGATTTTTTCAGTGAGGGTGAATCCATGTGCTTCCATTGTTGGCTCTGATGCTTCGTCTCTGGGTCAAAATGCTCACACCATGTTTCATCTCTTGTGACAGTACAGGACAGGACACAATATTCTACATCATGATACCATTCTAAGTGCTGCAGTGATATTGACATTCCATTCAAATTCTTCTCCTCCATCGCCCCGTGGGCAATCGAATGCACACAGATTTTCTGGAACTTCAGATGCTCTGTCAAAAAAGCATGAGTGGCACCATGACCAATTCCCAACATAGCCAAATATCTTCCATTGTCTGCTTTTGACTATTTCTGATGGCAGCATTTCCACAACAATGACTGAAAGAGTCGTGGCACAGTGACTCTGTCCTGACCGACTTCTGTATTTCAATGACGCTCAACTTTCTTCGAATCATTTATTCCATACAGACACAGGTGCACTTGATATACTTTGTCCATCATACACAGCAGACATTCAGACATTTGGGCATGAATTTCCCTTCCTGACAATCCTTCTGTAGTCAAAACCCACACTACCCctcgcctacacacacacacacacacacacacacacacacacaaacacgactTGTTGCTCATGTTGTGTCTAACAGACAAATGGCTCAGTGGTGAACATTCACACTGTTCTTTCCTAATAGAGGGCACTTCTATACGCACACCTACCTGTGCTACCAGCACCTGCACAATGCTTGTTATGTAGTCTGTCTTGTTTTCTTTTGACGAGCCCTTGTTGTATGGGTGCCTAACTCTACTGTCTAGAGATTAGCATAACTGATAGCCTCAGGACGTCATATGAAGGATTTCAGGACTAAAGAATCAATACTTGAAGATTTCtttgtgtacatctacatacatacatacatacatacatatttaattacatacTCCACAATCTGGTGCAAGGTGGAGgatgcctttcctgttccacttgcaaatcgaGTGATGCTCTTATGTTATCTTCACAGTCCTTATGTGAAATGCGTGTTGACAACAGTAGAATTGTTCTGTAGTCAACTTCATATGTAGGTTCTCTAATTTTTCACTAGTGTTCTGCAAAAAGAAAGTCATCTTCCCTCTTTCTGGAGAACCCTGAAGATAAGGGGTTTATTTGTTGTCATTATAGGTTCTTTTTTTATTAGCGTGTGGTTTGAAGTTTGTTAGTCAGAATATACTGTGGACATACAGCCTCAACACAAAAGAAATACGATTACTCGGATAAATATTAATCAGTGACTGGTTTTTTCCCTAGAAGTTTATCTTTATACTGTGCCAGGTTTTATCAAAATCAGTCAGCTAAGTGACAGTGGATAAGGAGATTATTACACATATGTTCTTGCGCTCTGCTGGAAAAGTACTGTACAATGTCTGACACAAAAGAATTAACACTTATCCTGAAAAATCCATGTATTTGCTACATATGTTCAGTTAGTGGGTGGCACGTTCATACTAGGACACACTGAAATCCACAGATGTCACAAATCATTTCTTATTGCTATTTTCCATGAAGCTGCACAGGAACTCACCACTTAACATTTCTGGGGGAAAATGCAGTCCTCTCTTGCATACCATCCTTTCACTACGTCCCAACCATATCCATTTTTTGTCTACCTTTATTCCCATTGTAACTCTCTTACACCGAGTGAAGTAACAATTACTTATTTTGGTGTCATATCtcagtatttagtgcctttttCCATAAAGTTGTATTTCAATTGCAACTATGTGTTGCCTGTATGTTTTACAGTTTACCTGTTGAAGGGCTTTTCTTTTTACTgcaaattttattatatatatgtttttatattattatgttctttaaattttttgttttgtcaaAGTTTTTTTCCTATAGAAATGTCACTTAATTACATTTTTTGCATGATATTTATTTTCCATGCATAGGCTGAAGAAATATCTTGACAATCTAAAGAGCAATGTTGTTGGACAAGGACGTGTCACCAAGGTGAGTGAATTCATTtcgtattcattcattcattcatctttAACAACAAGATTTACATAATATTTGTAGTGGTGAAGTACTAATATTATCCTGAAAATGGGTTAGTAAGCATGGCAGAATAAGTGTAATGAATCACACTCATATTTTGTGGTGCTTTAGCATATTATTGTTAttaagtttgtgtgtttgtgtatattCTGTAACTGTTGCAgttcattttacataaaaatgcacTGGTATTGATTAATGTATAAATCCACAGATTGATTTCTGCACTGTAATTGTGTTTTTTGCAAGACAATTGTAATGCCACGATACCTTAATTTTCATATAAAATGTGACGATTTGACGCATAATGGAAGAGTTCTACCAGAATCACAGTTGGGAAATTGTTCATACTGTGTGCCCATCACCCAGTCTATGCTCTGCTCCATGCAGTATACAACTATAGCGAAAGATTGTGTATAAATTTATAAGATAAATTGTGCAATTTTACTTTTGGTTAttggattaaaaaaataaaacaaatatctaATTCAAGAATAAAGTCAGAATTGAGTATCAACAATGCTGGACAAGGAGGAAGAGTGTTCTCTCACCAGCCACTAAAATAGAAACATCTCAGATTTAAAAAAGGAGAAATGTCACATGAAACCATAGATTATGAGAGAGATGAAATGTAGGAAGAATGCTGGAAGTAACAGCGAGATAGAATTTGTGACTAACATTCTGAACTGCCAGCATGAGATGCTAGCAACCACTAGCTCAAAGACGTAAGTCAGTTTTCGAAAAAAATGCAAAGCTTCATTACAGTGAAAAATAGGTTATATAGCTGGGGAGGGTGGGGCAGGAGCCAATAATAAAAATTGTATTAGAAAGAAGGCAGAGAGAAAATGGATATATATAGTTTAGAAAGAGTGATACTCAGATTACAGACTGCTACTCTAGTTTCAGAAGTCATTGAACAAACTAAACAAATATACAAGGCATCTTAACAAGAAAGATCAAGATTCTGTGAGGCTACAGAAATTCtcatttgggaaaaaaaaaaaaaaaattaaaagtttatgtCCTGTCCCAAGTGATTTCCAACATACAATACATTTAATGTACGTTTTTGATAATTGTGCTGTTATTTTGAAGGAACAATGTCAGAACACAATGACTAGCTTTTTCTGGACAATTAGAGGATGTTCTGCTTATTACATGTAATACAATACACTTCCAACATGTTGGATCTACTCCACAGTCTCCACCACAACTTCTGTAATTGGTGGGGTATGCGACTTCCTTTTGGACATCTGGAAACAGCACTGCCAATTTGTAATTATAAACTTTCATCTATTGTCTTTCACTGGAAGAAAAATGTTTAAGAATTCTGTGAGATGAtacattgcatttttatatttgattCTCGGCTCCAGTCCACAGCATCATGTGTGTAATAGTAtagtaaaaacaaaataatgaatttcttcTGTGTTTACTTTTTTGTGAGGTTTTATCCAGTTACACGAAGAGAAAAGTATTGCCAGTGGACATATCTTTTTTCTGCAATTGCATATTCATTTCACCACCAGTGTGGCATAGGCCTCAATGCTTTTATCTTTTGGTTAATAAAGACAATGAGTATGAAACAGCTGTGCACTGCCATGATATAATTTTGAGTTATATAACTATTCAAATTATGTCTGCAAGAACATTACAATTAACAAATTTCAGAAGCATAATTTCTTCTCAGTGTATTACACTTTATGCTCACATAGTGTAACAAACATTAAATAGCAGAAGGATGTTTGAGTCACAAAAATGATACTGTTCAACTACATCTTTTATATTTGTTTCtaccaaaacataattaatataATCACATACCATTCCTTCCATGCATAATGTTAAATGGAAGAGCCAGATACAAAAGCaagcagtttttcttttctttttttattttaaaaccttTCTTTTGCATTAACAACCAGCAAAGTAAGCTTTTTTCCATTACTTTACATACAGTCATTTTTTTCATCACAGATTTCTACACATTATAGATGTATTATACTTTTTATCACTGTTTATTCATTTTAAAGTCTTCATTATTTTGGTGGCATACATTACTATTCATAAACTGCCACATATCGACCAATGGGTACACTTGGTCCTCAAAGATTACCACAACCACAATCTTTTCCAACACAAGACACCACCAGAATGTGTTTCATCATATAGCTGACATAAATCATGCAGTTCATGAACGAAAATAGAGAATACCTGCATCTTAAAATCTGGTCTTGTGGGTGGAGAGGAAAAATCATAGCTTGTTAGcatgaaaagaataaataaaataacagtgaGTGGGCAGTACTGCTTCCTCACATGTGATCGTGGATGCACCAGTTTCTGACACACCAAGATTTCTAGATCATTCTTGCCACCTCTGTAATGTTGACTTGTCTTCCTGAGAAACTATAAATAGTTACGTAATTGTGGATACTTGTTTCAGGTGTTGTTATGTGTTGAACAGTAACTTGCAGTTATGTATTGCCAATTGGAATTTCTGTATATCTAAGATAACAGGCTTCTGTTTTGGATTGTATTGGAATTAGTTGAATGAAATACTTCAATCAGTGTTTGGTATATTTTTGTGTTTGATTTATAATTAGTTGTAGCAGAAGTTAGAGTGAAAACAGTATATAAGAAGTGTAATACGTCTGAATTTCTGCAGGTGCCATTACTCCATGCAGATGTGAGGTGGGCATCAGAAGCATTTGGCCAAAAATCTCTTCCAGCATCGCACTCAGCAGATTCCATACGTGGCATTCCACCATCTGCCTTCTCTGCTCCTCGTCCATTCCACCCAGCAGTGCCTCATATGCCAGCTGGCACAGAAGATGACGATTTTCCACCACCTCCCCCACCACTTCCTAACACCATGCCACCAAATCTGAAGAAACCAAGTAACTTTGCACCAAGTTGGAAGCCTTACCATAATCCTGAATCCCAAACTTCATATTCAGAAGCTCTTCCAGGAAAACCATATACatcatcagaatttgaaagggctGGTCCAACAGGTAACTACACAATGAAATCGAAAAGTAGTtttcttttataaaaaaatattggaaataaaatactctttcttcttcttcttcttcttcttcttcttcttttcagatCGTCTGTCACAGAAAGGTAATAGCCAACAATCGGCAAGTGTGGGTCGTCAGCAGTTTGGTACGTTGCCTGGTGAGAGTGTCTCAAGCTTGCCAGCAGATGCCAGTGTATCACATACACTGCATCCTGAATCTCATACTGCCTACTCAGAAGTTGTTCCAGGAAAACCTTCATTTGCCTCAGCCGAGCATCATAGGTCTGGTTCAGGAGGTAACTGTTTAAAGCAAAAGACAAAATTACTAGATGTCTTTGAAAAGCTGATGGTTCTTAAAGTAATATCACATTTTTTCCAGTAGCAGATCCTGTTTCACAGAGAGGTCAGCAACAAGGAGATGTTGGGCATCAACGGTATGATGTTGGGCATCAACACTACGGACTATTGCCTGAAAACACTGCTGCAACTTTGCCAGCAGATGCCACGTTCGCTCACACAATGCATCCTGACTCCCACACTGTGTATTCAGAATCTGTCCCAGAAAAACATTCAGCCCTATCGCCTGAATACCGCAGAACTGGTTTACGAGGTAACTCTACAAAGTGAAAAATATCATCCTTTGCTCTGTGAAATTTACAGTAGTTgagataactttcatttttccattaGTAGACCCTGTGTCTCCAAAACAGCAAAGTGAATGGATGGAAGGCATGAGCACTAAACATAGTGAATCAGTTCCTGGATATAACGTATTGAGCTCACCAGCTGGTGCAACTGTTTCACTTGCAACGCGTCCAATGATTATGTCTGTTTCTACTAATGTGCCAGGTGTCTCACCTGCAATGATAGCTACATCTTTATCTCAAAGTTGTGGAGCACCTGAAGGATTTAAGAATGAGTCTGTTCCTCACAATAAAAATACTGGTACATTACGTGCTGGTGCAGTTGCTGGCTCAAGATATCCTAGTGGGCAGGAGTGCTACCAGAATGCCTGTCCAGACAAACTGCCATATAATGAGCCTGTAAAGCAATGGGCAGGGAAAGATATCCCTCAAGAGGGAAATTTGGGATATTCAATGCATCCAGCAGAAAAAGAAGACATTTACAGTCAACAGCCAGGAGCACTTTTACAGTCTGATACAGTGAATATTAAAAGCCCTGTCTCCAGAACTCAGTTAAGAAATTCTGAAGGAACAAGCTCTTTATTAGGCCATAAACCACATTATATGTCCCATCCTGTGGAAAGCACATCTAGTGAGCCAATAGCTGCCAGAAATGCTGGTTCAAGTCATTGGGAAGTTGGTAAGTCTTCTGTGTGTCCATGTCTTCGTTGTCGATTTGTGCATGTCCTCTGTGTTCGTCCATTCGTTATTCTGTGTATATGTTTGTCCATCTGTCTTATTGGTATGTCCTTCCATTTGTCTGTCCGTCCTTGTTTGCATTCTGTATATACTTTAATTTTCAACTTTGTTGGTATTTGCTGACACAGCCATTAAAGGAGAAAAACTGAGTAAgaattatttatacaaaaatctAAGTTGTATTCAACAGATCTGCAGAATACCATATACAGTGGTTGGCCTCCATATTGTTGCAAAACAGGCAAGGCAAGAATTGATCATCTCTGTGTGAACTTCAGAAAGTATTTTGTGGGATTTCATAGTTCACTATCAAATGTCTCACTGCTACCAGCAAGAGCCCATTCAATTGACTTTGGTTGCTATATTGATTTCTTTGCTGTAATATAATCAACTGTCCACTTCATCCAGACTGGTTTGTTTATATAAGTATAGCTTATTTGATGAATCTTTATTTCTCACCAGCAAGAACATGGTTGTTTGTTGACCTAGAAATGGCACCACCACTGAAACAGAAGAGACAGCTGGTGCACTCTGTTTGCAAACATTATTGACATTGGGGAAATACagtgtgtcccacataaaaccCCAGTATGCTTCACACCCAAGATTTGAGAAACTGTGAACTAACTAAAAGAGAATAGATAATagtaatgttaaaaattatgtagTTACTTTTCTATAATAGATGCTGGAAGTGGTGATCAATGCATCCAGGAGTCAAAGATCTCTACATATCTTGTGTTGTTTaaggtgtaattgaaaaatatggggTACACCGGACAATGCATGCCAAACACCTATCTTCTCTGAGTGGTAGTGTTCTTCATGGAGAATACATAGGTTATCTTGTGAACAGTATCTGCATTTTTGGGAGTttacataacctgacaaatgaaatcaggcctcatctgacatgaagtaaagcaaggGTCCAAGTAACCATCTGCATTTGATACTAACAGCCAATTACAGTAATGAAGTTTCCAAgtcctcaaatttcaactcttgcaccaTACTCAAAGAGtaggcttttaatttcatatcttttagtacaTAATGACACAGTGTCCAAGGTACACAAACTTGCTACAATGACCTCCTTACCAACTTGTGGACTTCTCATAATATCCATGCGAATTCTGTCTGTAATTTCAGGGTCCTCATTGTTGGTTGCCTATTCCTCTGTCATTTAGTACATAATGACACAGTGTCCAAGGTACACAAACTTGCTACAATGACCTCCTTACCAACTTGTGGACTTCTCATAATATCCATGCGAATTCTGTCTGTAATTTCAGGGTCCTCATTGTTGGTTGCCTATTCCTCTGCATATTCCTACAGCCCTTTATTTCTTGTTCAGATCTTGAATAGTGCTGGTTGTGGGGAGTTTCGTTCCAGGATACTGtgcttgaaacatttctttacattccttgatgtATGTAACACTCCATAGTATCAGTTTGCTGTTCTGATGCAAATTGCCAATTTCTGTAACAGCCCAGCAATACAAGCTTCTCACAACAACTGATGCATGAATGCACAGTTGCTCTCAATTTTCCAATAAAATTTAGTGTAGCCAACTTCTTTGAGACAGTGTTGCtatttcacaagcaattcgactagagatgattgactgatatgtaTGGCATACATGTCTAATGTGGGACATTCTTGTATATGCATACATATTTCATGCTTGTAAGTTGCTTGTTTGAACATATTACTCGATCACTTTCTTGATCACTACTTTGAATCCcaatatatattacaaatatttaATGTTCATGTTCCGTAAAGGCGCCAGAATGTCGATATTGATGACATGTATACATGCTCTGATTCAGTCTTCTGAAATTACTTTTCTTATGCAGTTACTTTTCTTATGCAACTTTGTATTTGTTCTTTGAAAgtctttaacataagactgtttttACTGCTTGCTGACTTTTTTGTCGAATTATGTTCTACATCAGTTCCATTGAATTTAGTTTGTTATAGAAGGGAGTGACCATTAAACAGAAAAACTATATTTTTAAATCTTGTCCATGGTGCTTAAAGGATTAAGTGTGCTTACCTTAACAATGTCTAGCAACTATCTCTCAATAATGTCTTTTATCACTGATGTGTCAATTTCTCACAACCATGACAGTGTATTGCCTTTGCGGAAGCAGTAGCAGGAGTCCTATTTTCTTGCATCATGTGGTATTGAGGATTTTTAGGTACATAAATGCATCTGTGTGGGGAACTTAGAATGAGTTGTTCCTGTACCCACTTTTGAAGTTTGTTTTACCATGGTAATCTTGTGGTGAGATTTGCTCCAAAATCTCTCTCTGACtggtactagttttttttttttttttatggtcatTGCAGTTCGATCATTCTGGTGCTTGTTTATCTATTTTCTGTTTCAGATATACCTATCCTGTGCCCT
This window contains:
- the LOC126202951 gene encoding uncharacterized protein LOC126202951 isoform X1, whose translation is MSETSEKTPEWLVLLENKKKRHNRLAHEIGAGAPCLSCGDACPGLDLHFWRKLCRNCKCKKEEHDVKDDEGYEQFEILLGPASKKRKRGACLNIKVPGVDNAKTVKSAEVAFDWVPPNVSDDVAVEYMKQLPTAKLPISGSDGALYRRQQLERQVPIHDLDASRCHNLTPQEVEGLKKYLDNLKSNVVGQGRVTKVPLLHADVRWASEAFGQKSLPASHSADSIRGIPPSAFSAPRPFHPAVPHMPAGTEDDDFPPPPPPLPNTMPPNLKKPSNFAPSWKPYHNPESQTSYSEALPGKPYTSSEFERAGPTDRLSQKGNSQQSASVGRQQFGTLPGESVSSLPADASVSHTLHPESHTAYSEVVPGKPSFASAEHHRSGSGVADPVSQRGQQQGDVGHQRYDVGHQHYGLLPENTAATLPADATFAHTMHPDSHTVYSESVPEKHSALSPEYRRTGLRVVDPVSPKQQSEWMEGMSTKHSESVPGYNVLSSPAGATVSLATRPMIMSVSTNVPGVSPAMIATSLSQSCGAPEGFKNESVPHNKNTGTLRAGAVAGSRYPSGQECYQNACPDKLPYNEPVKQWAGKDIPQEGNLGYSMHPAEKEDIYSQQPGALLQSDTVNIKSPVSRTQLRNSEGTSSLLGHKPHYMSHPVESTSSEPIAARNAGSSHWEVGVNNLSPGKTAPTKYIPGESHDDAHRQQKGRFADTVGTGHDPFGMPEALPAKTSIYSSLGPHGETVFSEGVPTDALPKSALAMQQHRHDAELGELSSHMAEMKTDDTPAVQQPQFNCKECKGAIQAGDVAVFADRAGQDVAWHPSCFVCATCKELLVDLIYFFNKGQVYCGRHYAELLKIPRCFACDELIFVNEYTMAEGQAFHVKHFCCYECDIPLGGMKYVPVDGQPVCLDCFQEKYGKSCHACGKKIGASDQRVSWNELHWHVSGDCFSCFSCHKSLLGGRFAVKKNQPFCSKECVLASGIL